One stretch of Arachis duranensis cultivar V14167 chromosome 1, aradu.V14167.gnm2.J7QH, whole genome shotgun sequence DNA includes these proteins:
- the LOC107487201 gene encoding zinc finger A20 and AN1 domain-containing stress-associated protein 7 has translation MAPEHNNDNSTSYQPSEPRPCANGCGFFGTAGNRDLCSKCFRDLFLEEQRAASAKVVVEKTLLHGCVASGSSPSSDTTDSSVVPTAEPPSSSAAAAAPSGPVKPSNRCRGCNKKVGLTGFVCKCGATFCGVHRYPERHDCPFDFKGVGRDAISKANPVVKADKLDKF, from the coding sequence ATGGCTCCTGAGCATAACAACGACAACAGCACAAGCTACCAACCTTCGGAGCCAAGACCATGCGCTAACGGTTGCGGCTTCTTCGGCACCGCCGGCAACAGAGACCTCTGCTCCAAGTGCTTCAGAGATCTTTTTCTTGAAGAACAGCGTGCCGCTTCAGCCAAAGTCGTCGTTGAGAAAACCCTTCTCCATGGCTGCGTTGCTTCCGGGTCCTCTCCTTCTTCGGACACCACCGACTCCTCTGTCGTTCCTACGGCGGAGCCTCCTTCTTCCTCCGCTGCCGCAGCAGCGCCTTCCGGTCCCGTGAAGCCCTCGAACCGGTGCCGTGGTTGCAACAAGAAGGTTGGGCTGACGGGTTTCGTTTGCAAGTGTGGAGCGACGTTCTGCGGGGTTCACCGTTATCCAGAGAGACACGATTGTCCGTTTGATTTCAAGGGCGTTGGACGTGACGCGATTTCCAAGGCTAATCCTGTTGTGAAAGCAGATAAGCTCGATAAGTTTTAG